Below is a window of Bacillota bacterium DNA.
ATGATCGGGTATTTATGCTATGTTATGTTTTACGCTATACCCCATTTTTCCAAGCCCTGAAGAAAATTCTAGATAATGGTAAAATTGGAAGGCTTATATCCATCCATTACTCGGAAAATGTAGGTATTATGCATTATGCCCATAGCTTTGTAAGAGGAAATTGGCGGAATTCGGAAGAGTCATGCCCGATGATTCTGTCAAAATCCTGCCATGATATGGATATATTTATTTGGCTAGTGGGCGCTAAATGTGTCAAGGTATCATCGTTTGGTAAATTGAGTTACTTTGTGGAGGCAAATGCGCCGAAGGGCGCTTTGTCAAGGTGTCTTGATGGTTGCCCGGCAAAATATGATTGCATATTCTATGCACCGGATGTCTATCTGAGGGAAAATTCCGGATTTTCATCTACGGTGATTAGTGTAGACACCTCTGAGCAAGGACGCATCAATGCCTTGAAGGACGGCCCTTACGGTAGATGTGTTTATAAATGTGATAATGATGTGGTGGACCATCAACTGGTAAACCTTGAATTTGAAAATGATGTGACCATAAGTTTCTCTATGTGTGCCTTTACCAATGAGTGTACCCGAACCATGAAATTAATGGGGACTAAAGGAGAAATCAGAGCCGCCCTTGATAAAAACGAATTAGAGATTACTGATTTTATGTCGGGTACCCGAGAGGTGATCCACCTAAATCCATACCAAGACAGGCATAGCGGCGGCGATTATGGCATCATGCAGGACTTCATCAGGTCAATCAATGGGGTGGGTAAAGAATTAACCAGGGTGACAAGCGCAGTAGAAAGCCATATC
It encodes the following:
- a CDS encoding Gfo/Idh/MocA family oxidoreductase; protein product: MKKVTLALLGAGDRGMNAYGSYALTNPDEAEFVAVATRNKDRRKKFQQLHGLKDEMCFASWEELLDRPKLADAILICTPDRMHFHPAVKAIEKGYHILLEKPISTDPGECLKIGEYAQEYDRVFMLCYVLRYTPFFQALKKILDNGKIGRLISIHYSENVGIMHYAHSFVRGNWRNSEESCPMILSKSCHDMDIFIWLVGAKCVKVSSFGKLSYFVEANAPKGALSRCLDGCPAKYDCIFYAPDVYLRENSGFSSTVISVDTSEQGRINALKDGPYGRCVYKCDNDVVDHQLVNLEFENDVTISFSMCAFTNECTRTMKLMGTKGEIRAALDKNELEITDFMSGTREVIHLNPYQDRHSGGDYGIMQDFIRSINGVGKELTRVTSAVESHIIAFAAEKSRRENRVIMIEEYIEELKKQMK